Proteins encoded together in one Elusimicrobiota bacterium window:
- a CDS encoding NAD(P)/FAD-dependent oxidoreductase — MFAAGKSAEANRKTLLLEKKDQPGRKLKITGSGRCNITNNGDINVFIKSYHKNGKFLYRAFSEFFNKGLIKFLNGYGIKTIVEKKGKIFPANGNADAISAVLVKFMKEKGVILRVNSSVEEIFAAEQKVKGVKLKDIQEIINCNKVIIATGGLSYPQTGSTGDGYLMAAKLGHTIVTPKPALVPLEVSGEICKELQGLSFQDIIINAFAGNKKIITQLGDMLFTHFGISGPAIFHISGLVAEHLNKNEKVTLAVNLISGISPVEFDGKLRKEIRNSGEKTLKTILSVHLPKRFVEALMKLADFAEDKKCKQLNKTEIGKTIDLITNFRLNITKTRPIEEATVTSGGVSLKEINPYTMESKIVRGLYFCGEVIDIDGLTGGFNLQAAFSTAFLAAKN; from the coding sequence ATGTTTGCCGCAGGCAAATCAGCAGAAGCCAACAGAAAAACCCTTCTTTTAGAAAAAAAGGACCAGCCGGGCAGAAAGCTTAAAATTACAGGCAGCGGAAGATGCAATATCACCAACAACGGCGATATTAATGTTTTCATAAAAAGTTATCATAAAAACGGCAAATTTTTGTACCGCGCTTTTTCTGAATTTTTTAACAAGGGCCTGATAAAGTTTTTAAACGGGTACGGGATAAAAACTATTGTTGAGAAAAAAGGCAAAATATTTCCCGCTAACGGAAATGCAGATGCCATTTCAGCTGTGCTTGTAAAATTCATGAAAGAAAAAGGAGTTATACTGCGGGTTAATTCTTCTGTAGAGGAAATATTTGCCGCAGAGCAAAAAGTAAAGGGAGTAAAATTAAAAGATATACAGGAAATTATTAATTGTAATAAAGTCATTATTGCTACCGGAGGCCTTTCTTATCCGCAGACAGGTTCCACTGGAGACGGTTATCTTATGGCAGCAAAACTGGGGCATACGATCGTAACTCCTAAACCAGCCCTGGTTCCTTTAGAGGTCTCTGGAGAAATTTGCAAAGAATTACAGGGGCTTTCGTTCCAGGACATTATAATAAACGCTTTTGCAGGAAATAAAAAAATAATCACCCAATTAGGAGATATGCTTTTCACTCATTTTGGGATTTCTGGCCCGGCAATTTTTCATATAAGCGGGCTGGTTGCAGAGCATTTGAATAAGAATGAAAAAGTTACACTGGCAGTTAATTTGATTTCGGGAATCAGTCCGGTTGAGTTTGACGGGAAATTAAGAAAGGAAATCAGGAATTCAGGAGAAAAAACCTTAAAGACCATTTTGAGCGTTCATCTGCCTAAAAGATTTGTGGAAGCGCTTATGAAATTGGCGGATTTTGCCGAAGATAAAAAATGCAAACAGCTTAATAAAACTGAAATAGGGAAAACAATAGATTTAATAACAAATTTCAGGCTTAATATCACAAAAACCCGGCCGATAGAAGAAGCTACCGTAACAAGCGGGGGAGTTTCTCTAAAAGAAATAAACCCTTATACTATGGAATCTAAAATTGTGAGAGGCTTATACTTCTGCGGCGAGGTTATCGATATCGACGGCCTAACCGGCGGCTTCAACCTTCAAGCCGCCTTCTCCACTGCCTTCCTTGCAGCTAAGAATTAA